One stretch of Paenibacillus sp. AN1007 DNA includes these proteins:
- a CDS encoding EAL domain-containing protein, protein MNCSGCSPIYPIEGQGTLYLRPVSPALLEALQTKGRHVEYSEEMLWFHFSDVQELQIRMEEIVHLERMLSISLMAQMRSASDVFAGDADGAWINLSMQHSRVKHADIVSIILERQFSSYMQPIVDASECIIGFEFLLRPAEHGRAFSSYELFEVAHETGLHSFLDRTARIKAIETSARLLPRGVKRFVNFLPSSIYNPEYCLTHTFEAIERLSLDPKDFVFEVVETEQIQHLSTLQHIFKVYRAHGMSVALDDVGAGYSTIELMNRLEPDFVKIDRSLIDHCDQDRIKQQKIVDIVQMSSQFGGKVLAEGIERIEEFDFCRSVGIELAQGYYFGKPAAYPPDGPYLGASYKAVK, encoded by the coding sequence ATGAATTGCAGTGGCTGCAGTCCGATCTATCCAATAGAGGGTCAAGGTACGCTGTACCTGCGTCCCGTCTCCCCTGCTTTGCTGGAAGCGCTGCAAACCAAGGGAAGGCATGTTGAATATTCAGAAGAGATGCTCTGGTTCCATTTTTCAGATGTGCAGGAGCTGCAGATTCGAATGGAAGAGATCGTTCATTTGGAGAGAATGTTATCCATTTCTCTTATGGCTCAGATGAGATCTGCTTCTGATGTTTTTGCAGGAGATGCTGATGGTGCATGGATCAACCTATCCATGCAGCACTCCAGAGTCAAACATGCCGATATCGTTTCCATCATTTTGGAACGCCAGTTTAGCAGTTATATGCAGCCGATCGTCGATGCCTCAGAGTGCATTATTGGATTTGAGTTTTTGCTCCGTCCGGCGGAACACGGAAGAGCTTTTAGTTCCTATGAATTGTTTGAAGTGGCACATGAAACGGGGCTGCACTCATTTCTGGACCGAACAGCTCGTATTAAGGCTATTGAAACCAGTGCGAGGCTCCTGCCTCGTGGTGTCAAACGTTTTGTTAACTTCCTGCCTTCCTCCATCTATAACCCCGAATACTGCCTGACACATACATTTGAGGCTATTGAACGCCTCTCACTGGACCCCAAGGACTTCGTCTTCGAGGTTGTGGAAACGGAACAGATTCAGCATCTGTCGACGCTGCAGCATATTTTTAAGGTTTATCGTGCTCATGGCATGTCGGTAGCATTGGATGATGTAGGTGCCGGGTATTCCACCATTGAGCTGATGAACCGGCTGGAGCCTGATTTTGTCAAAATTGACCGAAGCCTTATCGATCATTGTGATCAGGATCGCATCAAACAGCAGAAGATTGTGGACATTGTCCAGATGTCTAGTCAATTTGGCGGCAAAGTGCTTGCTGAAGGTATTGAACGGATCGAAGAATTTGATTTCTGTCGCTCGGTGGGAATTGAACTCGCGCAGGGCTATTATTTTGGGAAACCGGCAGCGTATCCTCCAGACGGGCCGTACTTGGGTGCATCGTATAAAGCTGTGAAATAA